One Papaver somniferum cultivar HN1 chromosome 10, ASM357369v1, whole genome shotgun sequence genomic window carries:
- the LOC113319674 gene encoding ATPase family AAA domain-containing protein 1-like yields MLPSQIDKKLDVQGMKVKSWNNEPVAGQVAALIFCHTRELAYQWFGDAEKLTKALFSFASKLAPVTIFVYEVDSSLGARGGGSEHEATRMMRNEFMAAWDGLRSNDSRRILVLGATNRPFDLDDDVMRCLPRR; encoded by the exons ATGCTTCCGTCCCAAATTGACAAAAAGTTGGATGTGCAAGGGATGAAAGTTAAAAGCTGGAATAATGAGCCTGTTGCTGGACAAGTTGCTGCTCTAATTTTTTGTCACACGCGAGAGTTGGCTTACCAG TGGTTTGGAGATGCTGAAAAGCTTACCAAGGCTCTTTTCTCTTTTGCTAGCAAGCTTGCCCCTGTAACTATATTTGTCTATGAG GTTGACAGTTCGCTTGGTGCCCGAGGTGGTGGCTCTGAACATGAGGCAACTAGAATGATGAGAAATGAGTTTATGGCAGCTTGGGATGGACTGAGGTCGAACGACAGCCGAAGAATCCTTGTTCTCGGTGCCACGAATAGACCATTTGaccttgatgatgatgttatgcgTTGTTTGCCAAGAAGGTGA
- the LOC113316198 gene encoding transcriptional regulator SUPERMAN-like: MTTTYQEPHQDDHHDETGNENFGTGRSYDCVFCKRGFTNAQALGGHMNIHRRDRARTSSRNAMVIPNQPIPNHQKNNINDYSSMHGGYLRANSTHEVCVSPVMMDPLVNYNRYYSSSPSSASTRSTSRHQALPPQQPLRLFEEDNRYTGLGLRMGYYAEEMKQNDNEIHQEVDLELRLGT, translated from the coding sequence ATGACCACTACTTACCAAGAACCTCACCAAGATGATCACCATGACGAAACCGGCAATGAAAATTTTGGTACAGGTCGATCTTATGACTGTGTATTTTGCAAGAGGGGTTTCACCAATGCACAGGCATTAGGTGGACATATGAATATTCACAGAAGAGATAGAGCTAGAACTAGTAGTAGGAATGCTATGGTTATTCCTAATCAACCTATTCCGAATCATCAAAAGAACAACATTAATGATTATTCATCGATGCATGGGGGGTACTTGCGAGCAAATTCTACACATGAAGTGTGTGTATCTCCGGTAATGATGGATCCACTGGTGAACTACAACAGGTATTATTCATCTTCACCTTCTTCTGCGTCAACTCGAAGCACTAGTAGGCACCAAGCTCTACCACCACAGCAGCCATTGAGGTTGTTCGAAGAAGATAACCGGTATACGGGTTTAGGGTTACGAATGGGTTATTATGCAGAAGAAATGAAACAAAATGATAATGAAATTCATCAAGAAGTTGATTTAGAGCTTCGACTTGGTACATGA